In Candidatus Methanomethylophilus alvi Mx1201, a genomic segment contains:
- a CDS encoding Crp/Fnr family transcriptional regulator, whose protein sequence is MKIGKATDVTVKQRIMLHLSRFPGYYPGDDYTIPFDLTQDGIASVVGITRAHVSIDLKKLIELDYVVGWQAHLKGSRTKRFVYALQPKGTIEAAAIRDEVEKAGMTVDALLDMKRCDPETKWRSLSHNDRETFGKACILRAPIPRNDLPPTRTGVIPTDYNGMTQIPRETADLFLSKADRGSLRRWHSWAADYWLDKGERSERLFHLIKSGRNLEANWLAMRMKADILFSPSDDLLESLSMIRPESGLERNMAWLCAEAAIGCRDLKKAREMAEKLRRLESPEHMTVMSQI, encoded by the coding sequence ATGAAGATAGGAAAGGCTACGGATGTGACAGTCAAGCAGAGGATAATGCTGCATCTATCGAGATTCCCGGGATACTATCCTGGTGATGATTACACAATCCCGTTCGACCTTACGCAGGACGGGATCGCATCGGTCGTCGGAATAACCCGCGCACACGTATCGATCGACCTGAAGAAGCTGATCGAACTGGATTACGTTGTCGGATGGCAGGCGCACCTGAAGGGCTCGCGTACGAAGAGGTTCGTCTATGCGCTGCAGCCCAAGGGCACCATCGAGGCCGCCGCCATCAGAGACGAGGTGGAGAAGGCCGGCATGACGGTCGACGCCCTGCTGGATATGAAGCGCTGCGACCCGGAGACGAAGTGGAGGTCACTCAGCCACAACGACAGGGAGACTTTCGGAAAGGCGTGCATCCTTCGTGCACCGATACCGAGGAACGACCTCCCGCCTACCCGTACAGGGGTCATACCCACGGACTACAACGGAATGACCCAGATCCCCCGGGAGACTGCAGACCTGTTCCTGTCCAAGGCCGACAGGGGAAGCCTGCGCAGATGGCACAGCTGGGCCGCGGACTACTGGCTGGATAAGGGGGAACGTTCCGAAAGGCTGTTTCACCTGATAAAGTCGGGAAGGAATCTGGAGGCCAATTGGCTGGCCATGCGCATGAAGGCGGACATCCTGTTCTCTCCCAGCGACGACCTGTTGGAATCCCTCTCCATGATCAGGCCCGAGAGCGGTTTGGAACGTAACATGGCATGGCTGTGTGCCGAAGCGGCCATAGGCTGCAGGGACCTCAAGAAGGCCAGGGAGATGGCCGAGAAACTCAGGAGACTGGAATCCCCGGAACATATGACGGTAATGTCCCAGATATAG
- the pheS gene encoding phenylalanine--tRNA ligase subunit alpha, translating into MVITMNMKEVLDGLSYNEKKLLLALDRNGGRGSPADMIAGGDFSLEVEVMGSASWLASKGLAGIKESSERSYALTDPEASAKGLPERHALTAIDAAGGKMSIGDLAQAIPGEDKIAVGWLMRKKLASMADEAGTNVLSLTDAGRKALTQQMPDEVLIAEMLKAPVSEKDADPKVVKDLKGRKGMIKEVVETEREISLTSDGTEAARSGIVLREEVTDVTDELVQSGKWKDVEYRKYDVQTFAPASYAAKKNPLTRLGNEVRELFTDMGFTEMSSEYVQPAFWNMDALFIPQDHPARDMQDTFFLEHPEHLDLEDGELVAKIKAIHENGGDTGSSGWGGEWSEEKASQALLRTHSTVSSIRYIAAHPDAPQKAFSISRIFRKESIDATHLPEFSQIEGIVIDKNANLDMLISLIREFYARMGFDKIHVRPSYFPYTEPSLELEVFFNGKWLELGGAGIFRPEVLAPFGVKYPVLAWGFGFERLAMLKWNIKDIRDLYISDIDSLRKNTVF; encoded by the coding sequence ATGGTGATTACTATGAACATGAAAGAGGTGCTCGACGGCCTCAGCTACAACGAGAAGAAACTTCTTCTGGCACTTGATAGGAACGGAGGCAGGGGAAGTCCTGCCGACATGATCGCCGGAGGGGATTTCTCCCTCGAGGTGGAGGTCATGGGGTCGGCCTCCTGGCTGGCATCCAAGGGTCTTGCCGGGATAAAGGAGAGCAGCGAGAGGTCGTATGCGCTCACCGATCCGGAGGCGTCCGCCAAGGGTCTTCCCGAGAGACATGCCCTGACGGCGATAGACGCCGCCGGCGGGAAGATGTCCATCGGGGATCTGGCACAGGCGATCCCCGGAGAGGATAAGATCGCGGTCGGTTGGTTGATGAGGAAGAAGCTCGCCTCCATGGCGGACGAGGCCGGGACCAACGTCCTTTCCCTGACGGATGCGGGAAGGAAGGCATTGACCCAGCAGATGCCTGACGAGGTCCTCATAGCCGAGATGCTGAAGGCCCCGGTGTCCGAGAAGGACGCGGATCCGAAGGTCGTCAAGGACCTCAAGGGCCGTAAGGGCATGATCAAGGAGGTTGTCGAGACGGAGAGGGAGATCTCCCTCACCTCCGACGGTACGGAGGCCGCCCGCTCCGGCATAGTCCTCAGGGAAGAGGTCACCGACGTCACCGACGAGCTCGTGCAGTCCGGGAAATGGAAGGACGTGGAGTACAGGAAGTACGATGTCCAGACGTTCGCCCCGGCATCGTATGCCGCCAAGAAGAATCCCCTCACCCGCCTCGGCAACGAGGTCAGGGAACTCTTCACCGACATGGGGTTCACGGAGATGTCCTCCGAGTACGTCCAACCTGCGTTCTGGAACATGGATGCCCTGTTCATTCCGCAGGACCACCCCGCCAGGGATATGCAGGACACGTTCTTCCTGGAGCACCCGGAGCATCTGGACCTGGAGGACGGTGAACTGGTGGCCAAGATCAAGGCCATACACGAGAACGGCGGCGACACCGGATCCTCCGGATGGGGAGGGGAGTGGTCCGAGGAGAAGGCCTCCCAGGCCCTTCTCAGGACCCACAGCACCGTGAGCAGTATCAGATACATAGCGGCCCACCCCGACGCCCCTCAGAAGGCGTTCTCCATATCCAGGATATTCAGGAAGGAATCGATCGACGCCACCCATCTGCCCGAGTTCAGTCAGATCGAGGGGATAGTGATCGACAAGAACGCCAATCTGGATATGCTCATCTCCCTCATCAGGGAGTTCTACGCCAGGATGGGGTTCGACAAGATCCATGTGAGGCCGAGCTACTTCCCGTATACGGAACCCTCCCTGGAGCTGGAGGTCTTCTTCAACGGGAAATGGCTGGAGCTCGGCGGTGCCGGGATATTCAGGCCCGAGGTCCTCGCCCCGTTCGGCGTGAAATACCCGGTCCTCGCATGGGGGTTCGGATTCGAGAGGCTCGCGATGCTCAAGTGGAACATCAAGGACATCAGGGACCTCTACATCTCCGATATCGACTCCCTCAGGAAGAACACGGTCTTCTGA
- a CDS encoding tryptophan--tRNA ligase yields MAEDFKVTPWEVTGDIDYDVLMKRFGTTPIDEAMIKRIAKYGEVHPMLRRGIFYSHRDLGWLLDEYDKGNRFYLYTGRGPSGNTHLGHMMPWIFNKWVQDTFKVKMIFQMTDDEKFLFKDLTLHDTRDMAYENALDFVALGFDPDNTKIIVDTENIDRLYPIALRVAKKVTFSTAKDVFGFEGSSNIGKIFFTTLESAPAFLPSEIEGRPTPVVVPCGIDQDPHFRVTRDVAPGLGYPKPSMLYCKMCPSLNGGDKMSSSDEMATIYTTDTPKQVKKKVGRAFTGGCVSVEEQREKGGNPEVCAVFKYNYYLFEHDDAKLNEMAEKCRNGEILCGECKVALTSKINVFLEAHQAKREEAKEIVQKMAFDGFKW; encoded by the coding sequence ATGGCCGAGGATTTCAAGGTCACCCCCTGGGAGGTGACCGGAGACATTGATTACGACGTCCTGATGAAAAGGTTCGGGACGACCCCCATCGATGAGGCGATGATAAAGAGGATCGCCAAGTACGGGGAGGTGCACCCTATGCTCAGACGCGGGATATTCTACTCCCATCGCGACCTCGGCTGGCTGCTCGATGAGTATGACAAGGGGAACAGATTCTACCTCTATACGGGGAGGGGTCCTTCCGGGAACACCCATCTGGGTCATATGATGCCCTGGATATTCAACAAGTGGGTCCAGGATACGTTCAAGGTCAAGATGATCTTCCAGATGACCGACGACGAGAAGTTCCTGTTCAAGGACCTGACCCTCCACGATACGAGGGACATGGCCTACGAGAACGCCTTGGATTTCGTGGCCTTGGGATTCGATCCGGACAACACGAAGATCATCGTCGACACGGAGAACATAGACAGGCTGTATCCGATCGCCCTCCGCGTGGCCAAGAAGGTGACATTCAGCACGGCCAAGGATGTGTTCGGATTCGAAGGGTCCTCCAATATCGGGAAGATATTCTTCACCACTCTGGAGTCGGCCCCGGCGTTCCTCCCGTCCGAGATCGAAGGGAGGCCGACTCCGGTGGTGGTGCCGTGCGGGATCGACCAGGACCCGCACTTCAGGGTCACTAGGGATGTGGCCCCCGGACTCGGATATCCCAAGCCCTCCATGCTCTACTGCAAGATGTGTCCCAGTCTGAACGGGGGCGACAAGATGTCCTCGTCCGACGAGATGGCCACCATATACACCACCGATACGCCTAAGCAGGTCAAGAAGAAGGTCGGGAGGGCGTTCACCGGCGGATGTGTCAGCGTGGAGGAGCAGAGGGAGAAGGGAGGGAACCCCGAGGTCTGTGCGGTGTTCAAATACAACTACTATCTCTTCGAACACGACGACGCCAAACTCAACGAGATGGCGGAGAAGTGCAGGAACGGGGAGATCCTCTGCGGCGAGTGCAAGGTGGCGCTCACCTCCAAGATAAACGTCTTCCTGGAGGCCCATCAGGCCAAAAGGGAAGAGGCCAAGGAGATCGTCCAGAAGATGGCGTTCGACGGCTTCAAATGGTGA
- a CDS encoding RNA-guided pseudouridylation complex pseudouridine synthase subunit Cbf5 codes for MRITISGPPGSGKTTVCGKLSEELGLKAIVFGQVFRELAAEKGLSLGELGALAEKDPSIDAGIDAKIVDIARAHPDIILESRLSAYMLTRNNIPALRVYLDASPEVRMSRIGGREGKDLEIAVKETIDRQASEAKRYMMYYDIDIDDRSVYDLVINTDELTPDEVLDRILSAVRARNMLVKDPKAIPDKWGKRPSDRTIGELLQAGVIALDKPSGPTSHQATAWVKGAIHMDKVGHGGTLDPYVSGVLPICTGKAVRLTDIVLSSDKEYICLMRLHADRSEKKIREVMDRFRGKIYQLPPVRSAVKRQLRIRTIKELEILDIRGRDVLFRISCDAGTYVRTLCIDIGEMLLCGASMTELRRSRSGKMTEKNAATLQDLTDAYIFWQQEGHGEWLRSLIRPMECLVDPLPKIIVKATAVDAVCHGADLSIKGIHMLDPDIRKNALAALMTARGELVAIGKMQMSSEKIMAADSGVAVKVTRVLMDPGHYPRMWKYSTDIECLPDSQ; via the coding sequence ATGAGGATAACAATCAGTGGTCCTCCCGGTTCCGGGAAGACCACTGTCTGTGGCAAACTCTCTGAAGAATTGGGCCTTAAGGCAATCGTCTTCGGGCAGGTGTTCAGAGAGCTTGCCGCAGAAAAAGGGCTTTCTCTGGGAGAGCTCGGTGCTCTTGCAGAGAAGGACCCTTCCATAGATGCGGGCATAGATGCGAAGATCGTCGACATCGCACGTGCCCATCCCGATATAATTCTGGAATCGCGTCTTTCCGCATACATGCTGACTCGGAACAACATACCTGCATTGCGTGTGTATCTTGATGCCAGTCCCGAGGTCAGAATGTCCAGGATCGGCGGACGCGAGGGTAAGGACCTTGAGATCGCGGTCAAAGAGACCATAGACCGCCAGGCATCCGAGGCCAAGCGTTACATGATGTATTACGACATCGACATCGACGACCGGAGCGTCTACGACCTGGTCATAAACACCGACGAATTGACCCCCGATGAGGTGCTGGACAGGATCCTTTCGGCGGTCCGTGCACGAAACATGCTGGTCAAGGACCCTAAAGCCATACCGGATAAGTGGGGAAAACGCCCCTCCGACCGTACCATCGGCGAGCTTCTGCAGGCCGGGGTCATCGCATTGGACAAGCCGTCGGGCCCTACATCCCATCAGGCGACTGCATGGGTCAAAGGTGCCATCCATATGGATAAGGTGGGTCACGGAGGTACTCTCGACCCATATGTAAGCGGCGTATTGCCGATATGTACAGGCAAGGCCGTCCGTCTCACCGATATAGTCCTGTCTTCCGATAAGGAGTATATCTGTCTTATGAGGCTCCATGCCGACCGTTCCGAGAAAAAGATCAGGGAGGTCATGGACCGGTTCCGCGGAAAGATCTATCAGCTTCCTCCTGTAAGATCCGCCGTCAAGAGGCAACTCAGGATCAGAACGATCAAGGAACTGGAGATCCTGGACATCCGCGGAAGAGACGTCCTGTTCCGCATATCCTGCGATGCTGGCACATATGTCAGGACTCTGTGTATCGACATAGGGGAGATGTTGCTGTGCGGTGCGTCCATGACGGAGTTGAGGAGAAGCAGGTCCGGGAAGATGACGGAGAAGAACGCCGCCACCCTCCAGGATCTGACCGATGCATACATCTTCTGGCAACAGGAAGGTCATGGGGAATGGCTCAGGAGTCTCATCAGGCCGATGGAATGTCTGGTCGATCCCCTCCCTAAAATCATCGTCAAGGCGACGGCCGTGGATGCCGTCTGCCACGGGGCGGATCTCAGCATCAAAGGGATCCACATGCTCGATCCGGATATCCGGAAGAACGCTTTGGCGGCGCTTATGACCGCCAGAGGAGAGCTTGTAGCCATAGGGAAGATGCAGATGTCTTCCGAGAAGATCATGGCCGCCGATTCCGGTGTAGCCGTGAAGGTGACGCGCGTCCTGATGGATCCGGGGCACTATCCCAGGATGTGGAAGTACTCAACAGACATAGAATGTCTTCCCGACTCGCAATAA
- a CDS encoding DUF106 domain-containing protein — protein MPNPGSPEQMRQMQQDMPQMPKGTMMGMLVVLLIMMIVMQFREAIGKALNVVFQYIDFGGEYPVLTLVISGVIMITISTVIRAYMSDPIGQAKSQHIQSEFSKEMRQARLENNLYKMKKLQEAQPKIMAASMNQQTTMMKTMPITMIVILPVYAWVWYFINDTMGGADMSIWINMPWGFADLNSTIWFMPVWIVIYTLISLPIGQLENKLVNYIFLKKRLEEINKGVQ, from the coding sequence ATGCCAAATCCAGGCAGTCCCGAACAGATGAGACAGATGCAGCAAGATATGCCCCAGATGCCGAAAGGCACCATGATGGGCATGCTTGTTGTCCTGCTCATAATGATGATAGTCATGCAGTTCAGGGAGGCTATCGGAAAGGCCCTCAACGTCGTGTTCCAGTACATCGACTTCGGGGGAGAGTATCCGGTCCTTACCCTGGTCATCAGCGGAGTGATCATGATCACTATCAGCACCGTGATCAGGGCATACATGTCCGATCCCATCGGTCAGGCGAAGAGCCAGCACATCCAGAGCGAGTTCAGCAAGGAAATGCGTCAGGCAAGACTTGAGAACAACCTCTACAAGATGAAGAAGCTCCAGGAAGCCCAGCCTAAGATCATGGCCGCCTCCATGAACCAGCAGACCACCATGATGAAGACCATGCCGATAACCATGATCGTCATCCTTCCGGTCTATGCCTGGGTATGGTATTTCATCAACGATACCATGGGTGGTGCGGATATGAGCATCTGGATCAACATGCCGTGGGGTTTCGCAGACCTCAACAGCACGATCTGGTTCATGCCCGTGTGGATCGTCATCTACACCCTCATCAGCCTTCCTATCGGGCAGCTCGAGAATAAACTGGTAAACTACATATTCCTCAAAAAACGCCTTGAGGAAATCAACAAGGGTGTACAATGA
- the secY gene encoding preprotein translocase subunit SecY: MDDEKPSLLYKVKPIGDRLPAVKRPEGHVHFRTKMMWVAVILVLYFVMSNVYVWGLDQSESLDIFAQYRTIMAGASGTILQLGIGPIVTASIIMQLFVGAKIIKLDLSNRKDKACYQSVLKLLVIVMIFVEAIPQVFGYLVPSDTFTDTFGSVGAKLLIILQLFVGSYLVFLFDEVISKWGIGSGISLFIAAGVSQAVFTGALNWYAVDNSSAMSLSNPPAGTIPKAIYVLMNTNSADMANGGYEMIFLGQPNPLIALIGTIVIFLIVVYLESSRIELPISHGNVRGARGKYPIKLMYASNIPVILMSALLANISMVCLLLYTNDFLSGIPFLGGNASIGFYEDGSTTASSGLAWYLSTPSGLTDWLLPILNPSSYGNDHTVLQNICHVAIYMAVMVLGSIMFAKFWVETTNLGAESVAKNIQRSGMQIPGFRREPRVLKRVLDRYIPTITILSGALIGLLAACADMIGTTGNATGTGLLLTVGIIIRFYEALGREQMMEMNPMMRGFFGGEE, from the coding sequence ATGGATGATGAAAAACCGAGCCTGTTGTACAAGGTAAAGCCCATTGGCGACAGGCTCCCCGCCGTCAAGCGTCCTGAAGGGCACGTGCACTTCAGGACCAAGATGATGTGGGTAGCAGTCATCCTGGTACTGTACTTCGTGATGTCGAACGTCTATGTCTGGGGACTCGATCAAAGCGAGTCTCTGGACATATTCGCCCAGTATAGGACCATCATGGCCGGGGCGTCCGGTACGATCCTTCAGTTAGGTATCGGACCGATCGTTACCGCTTCCATCATCATGCAGCTGTTCGTCGGAGCGAAGATCATCAAGCTCGACTTGAGCAATAGGAAAGACAAGGCATGCTACCAGTCTGTACTGAAGCTCCTGGTCATCGTGATGATCTTCGTGGAGGCCATACCTCAGGTATTCGGCTATCTCGTTCCCTCGGACACATTTACAGATACATTTGGAAGTGTCGGCGCAAAACTGCTGATTATCCTGCAGTTGTTCGTCGGATCCTACCTTGTGTTCCTGTTCGATGAAGTCATATCGAAATGGGGTATCGGCAGCGGTATCTCGCTGTTCATTGCAGCAGGTGTATCGCAGGCCGTGTTCACAGGTGCTTTGAATTGGTATGCGGTCGACAACAGTTCGGCCATGTCCCTGTCCAATCCTCCTGCTGGAACAATTCCAAAGGCGATATACGTTCTCATGAACACCAATTCCGCCGACATGGCGAACGGTGGGTATGAGATGATATTCCTCGGGCAGCCTAATCCGCTGATCGCTCTGATCGGAACCATCGTGATCTTCCTGATAGTGGTCTATCTGGAATCCAGTCGTATCGAGCTTCCGATATCTCATGGAAACGTGAGAGGTGCCAGAGGCAAGTATCCGATCAAATTGATGTATGCAAGCAACATCCCGGTCATCCTGATGTCCGCCTTGCTGGCTAACATCAGCATGGTCTGTCTGCTGCTGTACACCAATGACTTCCTGAGCGGAATACCGTTCCTCGGAGGAAACGCATCCATCGGATTCTACGAAGACGGAAGTACGACCGCTTCGTCGGGATTGGCATGGTATCTGTCCACCCCATCGGGTCTGACGGATTGGCTGTTGCCTATCCTGAATCCATCGAGTTACGGCAACGACCACACTGTACTCCAGAACATATGCCATGTGGCGATCTATATGGCCGTGATGGTCCTCGGATCGATCATGTTCGCGAAGTTCTGGGTAGAGACTACGAACCTCGGTGCGGAATCGGTAGCGAAGAACATCCAGCGCAGCGGTATGCAGATTCCCGGATTCAGGAGAGAACCTCGTGTTCTCAAGAGAGTGCTCGACAGATATATTCCGACGATCACCATCCTGTCCGGAGCCTTGATCGGTCTGCTCGCAGCCTGTGCCGATATGATCGGTACGACAGGAAACGCAACCGGAACCGGTCTGTTGCTGACAGTAGGAATCATCATCCGCTTCTATGAGGCCCTCGGCCGTGAGCAGATGATGGAGATGAACCCCATGATGAGAGGGTTCTTCGGAGGAGAGGAGTGA
- a CDS encoding uL15 family ribosomal protein: MPSRTKKFRGSRTHGRGKKSGRGAGIIGGHGNAGIGKTGKIWMLKNDRDHYGRHGFKRPQCMVKANSTINVSDLKKSMDRFVAEGFAKKDGEKYTINLTDAGIDKLLGSGNIDIAVDVTVAEVSAKAKEKIEAAGGSIAE; this comes from the coding sequence ATGCCAAGCAGAACTAAGAAATTCAGAGGATCCAGGACCCACGGACGCGGAAAGAAATCCGGACGTGGAGCCGGTATAATCGGTGGCCACGGAAACGCTGGTATCGGAAAGACCGGAAAGATCTGGATGCTCAAAAACGACAGGGACCACTATGGACGCCACGGCTTCAAGAGGCCGCAGTGCATGGTGAAGGCAAACTCTACGATCAACGTGTCCGATCTCAAGAAGAGCATGGACAGGTTCGTCGCAGAAGGCTTTGCAAAGAAAGACGGAGAGAAGTACACCATTAACCTGACTGACGCCGGCATCGACAAGCTGCTCGGCAGCGGAAACATCGACATCGCTGTCGATGTCACCGTTGCCGAGGTTTCCGCTAAAGCCAAAGAGAAGATCGAGGCTGCAGGCGGAAGCATCGCCGAGTGA
- a CDS encoding 50S ribosomal protein L30, with translation MCAYVVIRVLGQADVARDIRLTMELLGLNRVNHATVIPENASYKGMLQVVKDYCTFGLIDEETLAAMLKARGKIVGDKPLTDEYVKEKTEFATIDDLAKAIVANEYKLKDVEGLKPVIRLHPPVKGYEGNKRSFQNGGALGNRGDKINELVKRML, from the coding sequence ATGTGCGCATACGTCGTAATCCGTGTACTCGGACAGGCCGATGTCGCACGCGACATCCGCCTGACCATGGAACTTCTCGGACTGAACAGGGTCAACCACGCGACCGTCATCCCCGAGAACGCCAGCTACAAGGGAATGCTGCAGGTCGTCAAGGACTACTGCACCTTCGGACTGATCGACGAGGAGACCCTCGCCGCCATGCTGAAGGCCCGCGGAAAGATCGTCGGCGACAAGCCCCTTACCGATGAATATGTCAAAGAGAAGACCGAGTTCGCCACCATCGACGACCTCGCCAAGGCCATCGTCGCCAACGAGTACAAGCTCAAGGATGTCGAGGGTCTCAAGCCGGTCATCCGCCTCCACCCGCCCGTGAAAGGATACGAGGGCAACAAGCGCTCCTTCCAGAACGGCGGAGCACTCGGAAACAGGGGAGACAAGATCAACGAGCTTGTCAAGAGGATGCTCTGA
- a CDS encoding 30S ribosomal protein S5, giving the protein MVDWVPKTRLGHMVLNGEVTTMSEALATKLPLREPEIVDILLPDLQDEVIDLNMVQRMTDSGRRVRFAVTCIVGNGDGFIGVGRAKGKEVGPSIKKAIDNAKLNIIEIKRGCGSWECGCGTVHSLPFEVIGRSGSVTVCLRPAPRGIGLAVGDVAKSLLTLAGVHDSWGFATGNTKTKVNYCMATFDALRQTAKIRVTDEQAERLNIATGPVGLAGADESADIDEQREE; this is encoded by the coding sequence ATGGTCGACTGGGTACCTAAGACGAGGCTCGGACATATGGTCCTCAACGGAGAGGTCACGACCATGAGCGAAGCTCTGGCGACCAAGCTGCCTCTGCGTGAGCCCGAGATCGTGGACATTCTCCTGCCGGACCTTCAGGACGAGGTCATCGACCTGAACATGGTCCAGAGGATGACCGACTCCGGAAGGAGGGTCAGGTTCGCCGTGACCTGCATCGTCGGAAACGGCGACGGGTTCATCGGTGTCGGAAGGGCTAAAGGAAAGGAAGTCGGACCTTCCATCAAGAAGGCAATCGACAATGCCAAGCTCAACATCATCGAGATCAAGAGAGGATGCGGATCCTGGGAGTGCGGATGCGGTACTGTGCACTCGCTCCCGTTCGAGGTAATCGGAAGGTCCGGATCCGTCACCGTCTGCCTCCGCCCCGCACCCCGCGGTATCGGACTGGCAGTCGGCGATGTCGCCAAGAGCCTTCTCACCCTCGCAGGTGTACACGACTCCTGGGGATTCGCCACCGGAAACACCAAGACCAAGGTCAACTACTGCATGGCGACCTTCGATGCTCTCAGGCAGACCGCTAAGATCAGGGTCACCGACGAGCAGGCGGAGAGGCTCAACATCGCCACCGGCCCCGTCGGACTGGCAGGTGCTGACGAGTCTGCTGACATCGACGAGCAGAGGGAGGAGTGA
- a CDS encoding 50S ribosomal protein L18, protein MATGPRYKVAFRRRREGRTNYYTRKKLLSSHEVRAVVRRSNKNITVQFVDFTMGGDVVLAAADTKQLKKFGWENSCSSIPAAYLVGYAAGLRAKKADIEYAVLDIGMQNPQHGGVLFAVAKGMIDAGLEIPVSEDVLPDEDRLNGKHIDDKIEADVNSVKQKLEAE, encoded by the coding sequence ATGGCTACAGGACCTAGATACAAAGTTGCGTTCCGCAGAAGAAGAGAGGGCCGCACCAACTACTACACCCGCAAGAAGCTCCTTTCGAGCCACGAGGTAAGAGCAGTGGTCAGGAGGTCCAACAAGAACATCACCGTCCAGTTCGTGGATTTCACCATGGGCGGAGATGTGGTCCTCGCGGCAGCAGACACCAAACAGCTGAAGAAGTTCGGATGGGAGAACTCCTGTTCCTCCATCCCTGCAGCCTACCTGGTTGGATATGCCGCAGGCCTCAGGGCAAAGAAAGCCGACATCGAGTACGCAGTGCTCGACATCGGTATGCAGAACCCCCAGCACGGAGGAGTGCTCTTCGCCGTTGCCAAGGGAATGATCGATGCGGGTCTCGAGATCCCCGTTAGCGAGGATGTCCTCCCCGATGAGGACAGGCTCAACGGAAAGCACATCGATGACAAGATCGAAGCTGACGTAAACAGCGTTAAACAGAAACTGGAGGCTGAGTAA
- a CDS encoding 50S ribosomal protein L19e, translated as MSDLRNQKRMASEILKCGVNRVWIDPTKEDEVQECITRGDIRTAIDSGMIKAKPKSGTSRGRIRYAAKQKASGKRKGPGSVKGTANARAPAKRKWIQTIRPIRDELKQLRADGKISPSVYRLYYRKAKGGSYTSRRNLKQHMIADGNLKEEEI; from the coding sequence ATGTCAGACCTTAGAAACCAGAAGAGGATGGCATCCGAGATCCTGAAGTGCGGAGTGAACAGAGTCTGGATCGACCCCACCAAAGAGGACGAGGTCCAGGAGTGCATCACCCGCGGCGACATCCGCACCGCCATCGACTCCGGCATGATCAAGGCCAAGCCGAAGTCCGGCACGTCCAGGGGAAGGATAAGATACGCAGCCAAACAGAAGGCCAGCGGTAAGCGTAAAGGACCTGGAAGCGTGAAGGGAACAGCAAACGCACGTGCTCCCGCAAAGCGCAAATGGATCCAGACCATCAGGCCTATCCGCGACGAGCTCAAGCAGCTCCGTGCAGATGGGAAGATCAGCCCCTCCGTGTACAGGCTGTACTACAGGAAAGCCAAGGGAGGATCCTACACTTCCCGCAGGAACTTGAAGCAGCACATGATCGCTGATGGCAACCTGAAAGAGGAGGAGATCTGA
- a CDS encoding 50S ribosomal protein L32e, translating to MTVKEFKDLPGFKDANVAELESIGITTVDQLKEAVNDKAKTKEVIKTLSGVGPKTVENWQKAFASNEAPKATKVAKAEKKEPAAEAKKEEEKTEVVEANAYTVQPKPELDEETVDALAKRAIISGKRPAFKRQEWFRYKMLGEKWRRPKGIHSKMKRGLKRRPPMVEIGYGGPAKAKGLHPSGFQEVLVYNVDDLENIDPKKQAVRIGGTVGTKKRITIEDRAKELGIRVLNRMV from the coding sequence ATGACCGTGAAAGAGTTCAAGGACCTTCCGGGGTTCAAGGATGCAAACGTTGCCGAGCTCGAGTCGATCGGAATCACCACCGTGGACCAGCTGAAAGAGGCCGTCAACGACAAGGCGAAGACGAAGGAGGTCATCAAGACCCTGTCCGGAGTCGGACCCAAGACCGTCGAGAACTGGCAGAAAGCATTTGCATCCAACGAGGCCCCCAAGGCAACGAAGGTAGCAAAGGCAGAGAAGAAGGAGCCTGCGGCAGAGGCCAAGAAGGAAGAGGAGAAGACCGAGGTCGTAGAGGCCAACGCCTACACCGTCCAGCCCAAGCCCGAGCTCGATGAGGAGACCGTCGACGCACTCGCCAAGAGGGCTATCATTTCTGGAAAGCGCCCCGCCTTCAAGAGGCAGGAGTGGTTCAGATACAAGATGCTCGGCGAGAAGTGGAGGAGACCCAAGGGAATCCACTCCAAGATGAAGAGGGGCCTCAAGAGGCGTCCCCCCATGGTGGAGATCGGATACGGCGGACCCGCCAAGGCGAAGGGACTCCACCCGTCCGGATTCCAGGAAGTCCTCGTGTACAACGTCGACGACCTCGAGAACATCGACCCCAAGAAGCAGGCGGTCCGCATCGGCGGAACCGTCGGAACAAAGAAGAGAATCACTATCGAGGACCGTGCCAAAGAGCTCGGAATCCGCGTTCTCAACAGGATGGTGTGA